From a single Nothobranchius furzeri strain GRZ-AD chromosome 9, NfurGRZ-RIMD1, whole genome shotgun sequence genomic region:
- the muc15 gene encoding autotransporter adhesin BpaC isoform X2, with the protein MKPLQATACLLMLLQAFHLASLQTTTDSPGRTIDKSWYRKPVIQALDNTEIPLMNESDFRTDASDFASEHSGLASGSMAGSTEEEENVITLKKNENETTEPNISNKLMPFVNGTIENPEVPDAAVSPANATTDSTNSTKTNMSEGEEGFNSTRTTEKPTTPPGSSDTPVLPSTTVAPENQTTQHSTTAADADKGLANRTGSIDKHATTTSAPETNKTSVGYLPTMVVPFKTTNTTLITTTAAPNTPERANKTGGGIFSGRDNLGESVLRLDNCEPLDLKFGGSGSAYYNPGLQGDNIQMADIPGRR; encoded by the exons ATGAAACCTTTACAAGCCACCGCATGCCTCCTTATGCTTCTCCAAGCGTTTCACCTGGCGTCGCTTCAAACCACGACCGACTCGCCAGGACGTACGATTGATAAAAGCTGGTATCGTAAGCCGGTCATCCAAGCACTTGATAACACCGAGATTCCCCTAATGAATGAATCTGACTTTAGGACAGATGCCTCGGATTTTGCTAGTGAGCATAGTGGTTTAGCATCTGGATCAATGGCAGGAAGTACTGAAGAAGAGGAGAACGTGATAACACTCAAAAAGAATGAAAATGAAACAACTGAGCCGAACATTTCTAATAAATTGATGCCCTTTGTAAACGGAACCATAGAGAACCCAGAAGTTCCAGATGCTGCTGTTTCTCCAGCTAATGCAACTACTGACTCCACCAACTCAACCAAAACCAACATGAGTGAAGGTGAAGAGGGATTTAATTCAACCAGGACCACAGAAAAGCCCACCACTCCTCCAGGTTCCTCTGATACACCTGTGTTACCTTCAACAACTGTGGCTCCAGAGAACCAAACCACTCAACATTCCACAACAGCAGCAGATGCAGATAAAGGGTTAGCTAATAGAACCGGATCTATTGACAAGCATGCAACAACCACGTCAGCACCAGAGACAAACAAGACATCCGTCGGGTATTTGCCCACGATGGTGGTTCCCTTTAAAACCACAAACACGACCCTGatcacaaccacagctgccccaaacaCACCGGAGAGGGCCAACAAGACCGGTGGCGGGATCTTCTCAGGACGAGATAATCTCGGAGAATCAG TCCTCAGATTAGACAACTGTGAACCTTTGGATTTGAAGTTTGGTGGTTCAGGTTCAGCCTACTACAACCCGGGACTCCAAGGAGACAACATCCAGATGGCTGACATTCCAGGACGTCGTTAA
- the muc15 gene encoding mucin-15 isoform X1, translating into MKPLQATACLLMLLQAFHLASLQTTTDSPGRTIDKSWYRKPVIQALDNTEIPLMNESDFRTDASDFASEHSGLASGSMAGSTEEEENVITLKKNENETTEPNISNKLMPFVNGTIENPEVPDAAVSPANATTDSTNSTKTNMSEGEEGFNSTRTTEKPTTPPGSSDTPVLPSTTVAPENQTTQHSTTAADADKGLANRTGSIDKHATTTSAPETNKTSVGYLPTMVVPFKTTNTTLITTTAAPNTPERANKTGGGIFSGRDNLGESGMDSDPYRRKRNVAWVAILGTAAAAACVGVVAYLVLKKKHQKGFTHRKLVEEFPSDPVLRLDNCEPLDLKFGGSGSAYYNPGLQGDNIQMADIPGRR; encoded by the exons ATGAAACCTTTACAAGCCACCGCATGCCTCCTTATGCTTCTCCAAGCGTTTCACCTGGCGTCGCTTCAAACCACGACCGACTCGCCAGGACGTACGATTGATAAAAGCTGGTATCGTAAGCCGGTCATCCAAGCACTTGATAACACCGAGATTCCCCTAATGAATGAATCTGACTTTAGGACAGATGCCTCGGATTTTGCTAGTGAGCATAGTGGTTTAGCATCTGGATCAATGGCAGGAAGTACTGAAGAAGAGGAGAACGTGATAACACTCAAAAAGAATGAAAATGAAACAACTGAGCCGAACATTTCTAATAAATTGATGCCCTTTGTAAACGGAACCATAGAGAACCCAGAAGTTCCAGATGCTGCTGTTTCTCCAGCTAATGCAACTACTGACTCCACCAACTCAACCAAAACCAACATGAGTGAAGGTGAAGAGGGATTTAATTCAACCAGGACCACAGAAAAGCCCACCACTCCTCCAGGTTCCTCTGATACACCTGTGTTACCTTCAACAACTGTGGCTCCAGAGAACCAAACCACTCAACATTCCACAACAGCAGCAGATGCAGATAAAGGGTTAGCTAATAGAACCGGATCTATTGACAAGCATGCAACAACCACGTCAGCACCAGAGACAAACAAGACATCCGTCGGGTATTTGCCCACGATGGTGGTTCCCTTTAAAACCACAAACACGACCCTGatcacaaccacagctgccccaaacaCACCGGAGAGGGCCAACAAGACCGGTGGCGGGATCTTCTCAGGACGAGATAATCTCGGAGAATCAG GCATGGATTCAGACCCATACAGGAGAAAAAGGAACGTGGCTTGGGTGGCTATCCTGGGAACGGCGGCAGCAGCCGCATGTGTGGGGGTGGTGGCCTACCTCGTCCTGAAGAAGAAGCACCAGAAAGGGTTCACACACAGAAAGCTGGTTGAGGAGTTTCCTTCAGATCCAG TCCTCAGATTAGACAACTGTGAACCTTTGGATTTGAAGTTTGGTGGTTCAGGTTCAGCCTACTACAACCCGGGACTCCAAGGAGACAACATCCAGATGGCTGACATTCCAGGACGTCGTTAA